The proteins below are encoded in one region of Scleropages formosus chromosome 19, fSclFor1.1, whole genome shotgun sequence:
- the kcna2b gene encoding potassium voltage-gated channel subfamily A member 2b encodes MTVATGDPADETVAHPGQPQDTYDPEADHECCERVVINISGLRFETQLKTLSQFPDTLLGDPKKRMRYFDPLRNEYFFDRNRPSFDAILYYYQSGGRLRRPVNVTLDIFSEEIRFYELGEEAIEIFREDEGFIKEEEKPLPENEFQRQVWLLFEYPESSGPARIIAIISVMVILISIVSFCLETLPIFRNDEEEMHKVYQPISNTTSTYHSTYFTDPFFILETLCIIWFSFEFLVRFFACPSKAGFFVNIMNIIDIVAIIPYFITLGTELAESPEDGQQGQQAMSLAILRVIRLVRVFRIFKLSRHSKGLQILGQTLKASMRELGLLIFFLFIGVILFSSAVYFAEADEADSQFISIPDAFWWAVVSMTTVGYGDMVPTTIGGKIVGSLCAIAGVLTIALPVPVIVSNFNYFYHRETEGEEQAQYLQVTSVPKMDSTEDLKKSRSGSTMSKSDYMEIQEAVNNSREDFREENLKTANCTLANTNYVNITKMLTDV; translated from the coding sequence ATGACAGTGGCCACCGGGGACCCAGCAGACGAGACGGTGGCCCACCCCGGCCAGCCCCAGGACACCTATGATCCCGAGGCAGACCATGAGTGCTGTGAGAGGGTGGTCATCAACATCTCGGGCCTGCGCTTTGAGACACAGCTCAAGACCCTCTCACAGTTCCCTGACACCCTTTTGGGGGACCCCAAGAAGAGGATGCGCTACTTTGACCCCTTAAGGAATGAGTACTTCTTTGACCGCAACCGACCCAGCTTTGACGCTATCCTCTACTACTATCAGTCGGGTGGGAGGCTGCGTCGGCCAGTGAATGTTACCCTGGACATCTTCTCAGAGGAGATTCGCTTCTACGAGCTAGGAGAGGAGGCTATTGAGATTTTTCGGGAAGATGAGGGCTTTATCAAAGAGGAGGAAAAGCCATTGCCTGAGAATGAGTTTCAGAGGCAGGTGTGGTTGCTGTTTGAGTACCCTGAAAGCTCAGGTCCAGCCAGGATTATCGCCATCATATCTGTAATGGTCATTCTCATCTCCATTGTCAGCTTCTGCCTGGAGACCCTGCCTATCTTCCGCAATGACGAGGAAGAGATGCATAAAGTTTACCAACCCATCTCCAACACCACATCTACATACCATTCAACTTACTTCACTGACCCCTTCTTTATCCTGGAAACCCTCTGCATCATCTGGTTCTCTTTTGAGTTTTTGGTTCGATTCTTCGCTTGCCCCAGTAAAGCAGGTTTCTTCGTCAACATCATGAACATCATTGACATTGTGGCCATCATTCCCTACTTCATAACTCTGGGTACGGAACTGGCAGAGAGTCCAGAGGATGGTCAACAAGGGCAACAGGCTATGTCCCTAGCTATTCTGAGAGTCATCAGGTTGGTCAGGGTTTTTCGAATCTTCAAGCTTTCCAGGCATTCGAAGGGGCTCCAGATTCTGGGTCAGACGCTGAAGGCTAGCATGCGTGAGCTAGGCCTGCTCAtctttttcctcttcattgGAGTCATCCTCTTCTCCAGTGCTGTGTACTTTGCCGAAGCAGATGAGGCAGACTCCCAGTTCATCAGTATTCCTGATGCCTTCTGGTGGGCTGTGGTTTCCATGACCACAGTTGGCTATGGTGACATGGTCCCCACCACCATTGGAGGCAAAATTGTGGGCTCACTTTGTGCCATTGCTGGTGTACTTACCATTGCTCTGCCAGTGCCTGTCATCGTCTCCAACTTCAACTACTTCTACCACCGCGAGACAGAAGGTGAGGAGCAGGCCCAGTACCTCCAGGTCACAAGTGTCCCAAAGATGGATTCCACTGAGGACCTGAAGAAAAGTCGGAGTGGCTCCACCATGAGCAAGTCAGACTACATGGAGATCCAAGAGGCAGTGAACAACAGCAGGGAGGACTTCCGTGAGGAGAACCTTAAGACAGCCAACTGCACACTGGCCAACACCAATTATGTCAACATCACCAAGATGCTCACGGATGTATAA